In Aedes albopictus strain Foshan chromosome 3, AalbF5, whole genome shotgun sequence, the genomic window TTATACAGCTACACGGGCCGAACCTGATTTCATACAATAATGGGATTATGCAAATGTCGGCGGTGCAGGGATAATCCTTGCGGTGAAAGCCACCAACAGAAACGGAACCGGTGCCAATCGACCGTTTCGGAGAATGCTTCAATTATAAGCGGAATGTAATTTTCACGCTGGTGGCAAGTAACAGGAACGGGACAAATCGTGCGAATGGAGGTGTCACTGGCGAGAACTCGGTGGAGATTAACTTATGAAATTATGAATGCACGTTCTGTGCTGTGGATCTAATTGGATTACTTCTGTCGAAATTGTAACTATATAAACTGAGCAGAGATTCCCAGCAAATCGAGTCGTTCTTTGGTTCTAATGTAGGTCTGAAGTAGTTCGCCTTCGCTGCGATTTTCTTCAGCTCCTCTTGGATAAATAACATCAACTGTGGTGGTGTCAGTGTGATCAAAGTCCTCGGTACTTTTGTGACTTAAAGTGAATCCGTAAGCTAATAGTATGGCCTCGTACGGTGCGTGGATGGCTGCTCAGTCAGCAGGTGCAGTGGCCACCAATCTGACCGTGGTAGACAGAGTTCCGGCCGATATGCTGCACATGGTGGATGCCCATTGGTACCAGTTCCCGCCgatgaacccattgtggcactcGTTGCTGGGCTTTGCCATCGCCATCCTCTGCTTCATCTCGCTGGTCGGCAACGGAATGGTCATGTACATCTTCACCAACACCAGGACACTCCGAACCCCATCCAACCTGCTAGTGGTCAATCTAGCCTTCTCGGACTTCCTGATGATGTTTACCATGGGACCGCCGATGGTGATCAACTGCTACTACGAGACCTGGGTTTTCGGCCCTCTGGCTTGCGAGATCTACGGCATGTTTGGATCACTGTTCGGCTGTGTCTCGATCTGGACCATGACTATGATTGCGTTCGACCGTTACAATGTCATCGTGAATGGCCTTTCCGGCAAGCCTCTGACCAACAACGGTGCTTTGGCTCGCATCGCTGGAGTGTGGGTTGCTACCTTGGCGTGGACCTTGGCTCCATTCTTCGGCTGGAACCGTTACGTGCCGGAAGGAAACATGAGCGCTTGTGGAACTGATTATCTGACAGACACCTTCAGCAGCCGCTCGTACATCCTGGTGTACTCGATCTTCGTGTACTTCTCGCCATTGTTCCTGATCATTTACTCGTACACCTTCATCATCAAAGCCGTGTCTGCTCACGAGAAGAACATGCGTGAACAGGCCAAGAAGATGAACGTTGCCTCACTGCGATCGTCCGAGGCCCAGAACACCAGCACCGAAATGAAGCTGGCCAAGGTCGCCCTGGTCACCATCTCGCTGTGGTTCTTGGCGTGGACTCCGTATCTGATCATCAACTACACTGGCATCTTCAAGGCCTCGCCAATCAGCCCACTGGCCACCATCTGGGGTTCGCTGTTCGCCAAGGCCAACGCCGTGTACAACCCGATCGTGTACGGAATCAGCCATCCCAAGTACCGAGCTGCCCTATACCAGAAGTTCCCATCGCTATCCTGCACGGATCCTGCCGACGATACGCAGTCGGTCGCTTCTGGAACCACAACAGTTGTGTCTACTGAAAAGACGGAAACTGCTTAAGCCACATGGTGATGTTAAAACGGTTCATATATACTAATTATAGAGCTTTAAATATAGTGAGCAATTTTTAAGAATTACCATTTTATCATTCTCCCTGAAAAATTACCCTTCACAGACCCACAAAACATTTCAGCTGTTCAAAATCCAACAGCCTCTGAACATTTTTACTTCTCTAACTGGTCCATGTTTCCAAACTTCGACAACCACACAAACCATCTGCCAGTGAATCCAGTTATTTTACAAAATGCACCCATGAAAGGCGTCCTCGTCGTAGTCGTCACTCGCACGTGTCCTATTTGCATAACACGCAAGCCAGAACAGAACCACCCCAAACCGCGCCTCATATGGAAACTTTGTCCCATGTCCCCCAGAGACGGTGTAGCCCATTGCGGCATTGgcccgttgttgttgttgccgaTTGGAAAGTTTAGGTCCCACGTGTTCCAACCACAGACCAAAAGCGAGAGAGAGAGTGGAACTGGGATTCGGTGTCGCCAACCATGGCAAAACCTTTCCGATCCGATTCAGCAATATGGGGAGAACCTTTCCCAATGCAAAGATGTGAGCTTTTGTATACACAACTTTTTTCCTCTGACTCCCTGCATTCCGACAGTAAAAGAAAAACTTTTGTGTTCATACAAAACGATCTCTGTTGACTGGCCTGGCGTTGCGTTCGTCTGACTGTCACAAAAGCGATATAAGCTGTTGTTGTTAAATTTTTCCTCATCTGATATTCCATTTGGTTCTGGAAGCGTTTTGCACATCTGACAGTGAACATGCATATTGAGCTGTTGATTACACACCAGGCAGGCACCTACCCTACATGCGGTGACACAGGGAGGATGGGGGTTGTTGGTTTGAGCGCATGCCGTTCTAGTTGAGTAAATATTTCACCAGGGGTGACATTTGCTCATAGATGAGCTTCAATTTGAAGCAGATGTGCGATTTTATGAGTAAACGTGTTTTTTCTCTAATATGCGGGCTTGTGAACTgtgaagttattaaaaaaaaatccttgaaactatcactggaggataATCTCGAGGtatctctgtaggaaatcctgaagagaatccctggagaaattcttaaagaatttactggaggaatttctggaggaattcctggaggaatccctggaggaatccctggaggaatccctggaggaatccctggaggaatccctggaggaatccctggaggaatccctggaggaatccctggaggaatccctggaggaatccctggaggaatccctggaggaatccctggaggaatccctggaggaatccctggaggaatccctggaggaatccctggaggaatccctggaggaatccctggaggaatccctggaggaatccctggaggaatccctggaggaatccctggaggaatccctggaggaatccctggaggaatccctggaggaatccctggaggaatccctggaggaatccctggaggaatccctggaggaatccctggaggaatccctggaggaatccctggaggaatccctggaggaatccctggaggaatccctggaggaatccctggaggaatccctggaggaatccctgaaggaatccctggaggagtccctggaggaatccctggaggaatccctggaggaatccctggaggaatccctggaggaatccctggaggaatccctggaggaatccctggaggaatccctggaagaattcccgaaggaatccctgaaagaattcctgaaggaatccctggaagaattcctgaaggaatccctagaggaattcctaaagagatccctgaaagaattcctgaatgaatccctggaggaattcctgaaggaatccctggaggaattcctgaaggaatccctggaggaattcctgaaggaatccctgaaggaattcctgaaggaatccctggaggaattcctgaaggaatccctggaggaattcctgaaggaatccctggaggaattcctgaaggaatccctggaggaattcctgaaggaatccctggaggaattcctgaaggaatccctggaggaattcctgaaggaatccctggaggaatccctgaaggaatccctggaggaatccctggaggaatccctggaggaatccctggaggaatccctggaggaatccctggaggaatccctggaggaatccctggaggaatccctggaggaatccctggaggaatccctggaggaatccctggaggaatccctggaggaatccctggaggaatccctggaggaatccctggaggaattcttgaaggaatccctggaggaatccctggaggaatccctggaggaattcctgaaggaatccctggaggaattcctgaaggaatccctggaggaattcctgaaggaatccctggaggaatccctgaagaaatccctggaggaattcctgaaggaatccctggaggaatccctgaaggaatccctggaggaatccctggaggaatccctggaggaattcctggaggaatccctggaggaatccctggaggaatccctggaggaattctcgaaggaatccctggaggaatccctggaggaattcctggaggaattcctggaggaattcctggaggaattcctggaggaattcctggaggaattcctggaggaattcctggaggaattcctggaggaattcctggaggaattcctggaggaatccctggaggaattcctggaggaatccctggaggaattcctagaggaatccctggaggaattcctggaggaatccctggaggaattcctggaggaatccctggaggaattcctggaggaattcctggaggaatccctggaggaattcctagaggaatccctggaggaattcctagaggaatccctggaggaattcctgaaggaatccctggaggaattcctggaggaatccctggaggaattcctggaggaatccctggaggaattcctggaggaatccctggaggaattcctggaggaatccctggaggaatccctggaggaatccctggaggaatccctggaggaattcctggaggaattcctggaggaattcctggaggaattcctggaggaattcctggaggaattcctggaggaattcctggaggaattcctggaggaattcctggaggaattcctggaggaattcctggaggaattcctggaggaattcctggaggaattcctggaggaattcctggaggaattcctggaggaattcctggaggaattcctggaggaattcctggaggaattcctggaggaattcctggaggaattcctggaggaattcctggaggaattcctggaggaattcctggaggaattcctggaggaatccctggaggaattcctggaggaattcctggaggaatccctggaggaattcctggaggaatccctggaggaattcctggaggaattcctggaggaatccctggaggaattcctggaggaatccctggaggaattcctggaggaatccctggaggaattcctggaggaatccctggaggaatccctggaggaatcccgtgaggaatccctggagtaatccctggaggaatccctggaggagtccctggaggaattcttggaggatcggCTACTGCACTGATTATTG contains:
- the LOC109418231 gene encoding opsin-1-like; the protein is MASYGAWMAAQSAGAVATNLTVVDRVPADMLHMVDAHWYQFPPMNPLWHSLLGFAIAILCFISLVGNGMVMYIFTNTRTLRTPSNLLVVNLAFSDFLMMFTMGPPMVINCYYETWVFGPLACEIYGMFGSLFGCVSIWTMTMIAFDRYNVIVNGLSGKPLTNNGALARIAGVWVATLAWTLAPFFGWNRYVPEGNMSACGTDYLTDTFSSRSYILVYSIFVYFSPLFLIIYSYTFIIKAVSAHEKNMREQAKKMNVASLRSSEAQNTSTEMKLAKVALVTISLWFLAWTPYLIINYTGIFKASPISPLATIWGSLFAKANAVYNPIVYGISHPKYRAALYQKFPSLSCTDPADDTQSVASGTTTVVSTEKTETA